Proteins encoded by one window of Rhodococcus sp. OK302:
- a CDS encoding AMP-binding protein, translated as MALSNLGDDLEKKSGGRSLGLKSWDLTLSRAEVVEEIERTASRLRAECECGTRVVSVLGKNSGRTLITYLATMLSGAALVPLNAHLQASEIAHMILESESGLLIVDPVLLEVALAAARNAPDVRVVSWTEVSGVGYITLNEWLDGPSVAEQSTVRVSPPILFSSGTTGRPKRTLMPRTIFPRGATLAEYRTWAAGNRFVGQGPHLVSGPLNHSGPIQATALLASGVPVHIPRRFDPTEILETIEAERIASTLMVPTHFVRLLRAQSESSREYDVSSMRLVTQTGAGCPEETKRQMIDWWGEIFFETYGGTESGGVCAITSAEWLDRPNSVGRPVPGVRVLVIDDTGAEVPTGAEGRLYFENATGFGIEYEDAPELTAAAHLRPGVFTLGEIGRVDNDGYVYLTDRDSDKIVSGGVNIYPAEAERVLAEHPAVVDVAVIGIDNDEMGEEALALVVPAADRLPSADLASELVSFCRTELSAVKTPRQVRFVEAIERTAMGKLNRRELRRAFVATKELA; from the coding sequence GAAAAGAAAAGTGGTGGCAGGTCCCTCGGTCTGAAATCGTGGGATCTCACGCTCAGTCGCGCGGAAGTCGTAGAGGAAATCGAGCGCACCGCCTCGCGACTGCGTGCCGAGTGCGAATGCGGCACGCGGGTGGTGTCGGTTCTGGGAAAAAATTCCGGGCGAACGCTCATTACCTACCTTGCCACCATGCTCTCAGGCGCGGCGCTGGTGCCACTCAACGCGCACTTGCAAGCGTCAGAGATTGCACACATGATCCTCGAGTCCGAATCCGGACTGCTGATCGTCGATCCCGTGCTTCTTGAGGTGGCACTGGCAGCCGCGCGCAATGCGCCCGATGTACGGGTTGTGTCCTGGACCGAGGTATCGGGAGTCGGGTACATAACGCTGAACGAATGGCTTGACGGCCCGTCGGTTGCAGAGCAGTCGACGGTGCGGGTCTCGCCACCCATCCTGTTCAGCTCCGGCACCACCGGACGCCCGAAGCGCACACTCATGCCGAGAACTATTTTCCCGCGCGGTGCCACCCTTGCCGAGTACCGCACGTGGGCCGCAGGCAATCGCTTCGTCGGCCAGGGTCCGCATCTGGTGTCCGGACCGCTCAATCACTCCGGGCCGATCCAAGCGACAGCACTGTTGGCTTCCGGTGTGCCGGTGCATATTCCGCGCCGATTCGATCCGACCGAAATTCTCGAGACAATCGAAGCCGAACGCATCGCGAGCACATTGATGGTACCGACGCATTTCGTTCGATTGCTGCGAGCGCAGTCCGAGTCGAGCAGAGAATACGACGTGAGCTCGATGCGCCTGGTAACCCAGACCGGCGCCGGCTGCCCGGAAGAGACAAAGCGGCAGATGATCGATTGGTGGGGAGAGATCTTCTTCGAAACGTACGGAGGTACCGAGTCCGGCGGCGTATGTGCAATCACGTCGGCCGAGTGGCTCGACCGTCCGAACTCCGTAGGACGCCCGGTGCCCGGGGTACGGGTGCTGGTCATCGATGACACCGGCGCTGAGGTACCCACCGGAGCGGAAGGGCGCCTTTACTTCGAGAATGCGACGGGCTTCGGTATCGAGTACGAGGATGCACCGGAGCTTACGGCGGCAGCGCACCTTCGACCTGGCGTATTCACCCTCGGCGAGATCGGCCGCGTCGACAATGACGGATACGTGTATCTCACCGATCGTGACAGCGACAAGATCGTGTCGGGCGGCGTGAATATCTACCCGGCCGAGGCTGAACGCGTATTGGCAGAGCATCCGGCAGTCGTCGATGTCGCCGTGATCGGTATCGACAACGACGAGATGGGCGAAGAAGCACTCGCCCTTGTAGTTCCGGCCGCTGACAGGCTCCCGTCTGCCGACCTTGCGTCGGAACTCGTCAGCTTCTGCCGTACGGAGCTGTCGGCGGTCAAGACCCCGCGGCAGGTTCGGTTCGTCGAAGCGATCGAAAGGACTGCGATGGGCAAGCTCAATCGGCGGGAGTTGCGTCGAGCCTTCGTTGCAACCAAGGAATTGGCATGA
- a CDS encoding enoyl-CoA hydratase: protein MDDYKFVSYTTLDDGRVVRIMLDRPEARNAQNRQLLVELNEAMLRAEADDCVRVVILGGTGTMFSSGHDLGSKIRIAEREPGPDQHITHQTNGGSRVGAEQRMLQEWHYFFENTRRWRNLRKITIAEVHGKVYSAALMLMWSCDLIVSAEDTTFADVVGARLGMCGVEYFAHPWEFGLRKTKELMLTGDSIDAREAHALGMISKLWPREELAHNTEEFAKRIAKTPTMASLLIKESVNQTQDNMGFYNALNACFSLHQINHSHWAEVHDDKVARAHVSDGVPDWKEAGPVLPSVVDRVAAHPEVV, encoded by the coding sequence ATGGACGATTACAAGTTCGTCAGCTACACCACCCTCGACGACGGTCGCGTCGTACGGATCATGCTGGACCGGCCAGAAGCGCGCAATGCCCAGAATCGGCAACTCCTGGTGGAGTTGAACGAGGCGATGCTTCGAGCAGAGGCCGATGATTGCGTCCGCGTCGTCATTCTCGGCGGCACCGGCACGATGTTCTCCTCCGGACATGACCTGGGTTCGAAAATCCGTATCGCAGAACGCGAACCCGGTCCGGATCAGCACATCACCCACCAAACGAACGGCGGCAGCCGTGTCGGAGCCGAGCAGCGAATGCTGCAGGAATGGCACTATTTCTTCGAGAACACGCGTCGGTGGCGAAATCTTCGCAAAATCACAATCGCAGAGGTTCACGGCAAGGTGTACTCGGCAGCGCTGATGCTGATGTGGAGTTGCGATCTGATCGTCTCGGCCGAGGACACCACGTTCGCCGACGTTGTCGGCGCCCGCTTGGGTATGTGCGGAGTCGAGTATTTCGCGCATCCGTGGGAATTCGGATTGCGCAAGACGAAGGAATTGATGCTCACCGGTGATTCGATCGACGCGCGCGAAGCACATGCACTGGGCATGATCTCCAAGCTATGGCCGCGGGAAGAGTTGGCGCACAACACCGAAGAGTTCGCCAAGCGAATCGCGAAGACACCGACCATGGCTTCCTTGCTGATCAAAGAGTCGGTGAACCAAACTCAGGACAACATGGGCTTCTACAACGCACTGAACGCGTGCTTCAGCCTGCACCAGATCAACCACTCGCATTGGGCGGAGGTGCACGACGACAAGGTTGCCCGTGCGCACGTTTCGGACGGGGTACCGGACTGGAAAGAAGCTGGGCCGGTGCTGCCGTCAGTAGTCGATCGGGTGGCTGCTCACCCTGAAGTGGTGTAG
- a CDS encoding acyl-CoA dehydrogenase family protein codes for MDLDPTPDQALLLESSARLVDEMLPLAKVRAIADGSSLDPGFVSRAADLGWFAMLVDEGYGGGSVSGDPVADIALIARSRGARLLPEPFTATNTVAALLGHSGSDEQRSSMLPVLASGEGTAAIPVAGDSLWGGTTLSAEPDGEELVLSGTVVIDDPRARWLLLTMSIDGKDVQTLIEVDPGLQRRALNCLDVTRRLEELTLDGVRVPRKVLIHGGVEHSRTVASVLTVAESVGAMDRLFDLTRQYALDRIAFGRPIGSFQAIKHLLADVSLVVESSKAVLDASVRALSEGQTYASEVSSIAATYVGERAARMAQDCLQVHGGIGFAWEHDLHLYLRRLTANAALFGTTDFHRSRILRTHADELQEAR; via the coding sequence GTGGACCTTGACCCAACGCCTGATCAGGCACTATTGCTAGAGTCGTCGGCACGACTTGTCGATGAGATGTTGCCGTTGGCTAAAGTGCGTGCAATTGCTGACGGGTCCTCGCTCGACCCCGGCTTCGTTTCGCGCGCAGCAGATCTGGGATGGTTCGCGATGCTCGTCGACGAAGGGTACGGCGGCGGAAGCGTATCCGGAGATCCGGTGGCCGACATTGCACTGATTGCGCGTTCGAGGGGTGCCCGTCTACTACCCGAACCGTTTACCGCCACCAATACGGTTGCAGCACTTCTCGGGCACAGCGGATCGGACGAGCAACGGAGTTCTATGCTTCCCGTCCTGGCATCGGGTGAGGGTACTGCAGCAATCCCGGTGGCCGGAGACTCGCTGTGGGGAGGGACAACGCTGTCAGCGGAACCCGACGGTGAGGAACTGGTTTTGAGTGGGACTGTCGTTATCGACGATCCACGTGCACGGTGGCTGCTACTTACCATGTCGATCGACGGGAAAGATGTACAGACGCTGATCGAAGTCGATCCCGGTCTACAACGACGCGCATTGAACTGTCTCGATGTGACTCGGCGGTTGGAAGAGTTAACTCTCGACGGTGTACGAGTCCCTCGAAAGGTACTGATACACGGTGGCGTTGAGCACTCTCGTACGGTTGCGAGCGTGCTGACCGTGGCAGAATCGGTGGGGGCGATGGATCGCCTGTTCGATCTCACCAGACAATACGCGCTCGACCGCATCGCCTTCGGTCGTCCAATCGGATCGTTTCAGGCGATCAAACACCTCTTAGCTGATGTCAGCCTGGTCGTAGAGTCCTCCAAGGCAGTCTTGGATGCTTCAGTTCGAGCACTGTCGGAGGGGCAAACTTACGCATCGGAGGTCAGCTCGATCGCCGCTACGTACGTAGGGGAGCGAGCAGCGCGGATGGCTCAGGATTGCCTTCAGGTGCACGGAGGGATCGGATTCGCCTGGGAACACGACTTGCATTTGTACTTACGCCGACTGACTGCGAACGCGGCATTGTTCGGAACTACTGATTTTCACCGTAGCCGGATCCTGCGTACGCACGCCGATGAGTTGCAGGAGGCACGGTGA
- a CDS encoding CaiB/BaiF CoA transferase family protein, which yields MTGPLSGFTVIDLTRALSGPYATLLLGGLGATVIKIEEPSAGDVARGNVPYLGRDGINRLRHHSDDLSIPFLERCRGKLGVTLNLKHPDAIEVFDDLIREADIVVENFSAGTADRLGIGYDHARSINPRIVYTSINGFGSDAAADTGKAYDLTIQALSGLAMTSGLQGDDAVRVGLPLGDMMAPLFAVAGTLAAVLEAKTSGIGQHVDVSMLGALTSMVAVEPWGGYSETGMSPRTGNYLNRLAPFGIFQALDGEVAICAANDGFFKRLPAAMGMPELLSDSRFSERAPRAANAEEIHRIVAEWAAVRGVDEIEKCLYDADIPVSRVRTPEEAVCDPHVLGRGETVALAHPDYGEAEGLYGSGIPIIFSETPAEFSGPAPHLGQHNDRVYTEILGYDDERLASMRERGLV from the coding sequence ATGACGGGCCCGCTGTCCGGCTTCACCGTGATCGACCTGACGCGCGCATTGTCGGGGCCCTACGCGACTCTGCTGCTCGGCGGACTCGGCGCAACGGTGATCAAGATCGAGGAACCTTCTGCCGGGGATGTCGCTCGTGGAAATGTTCCGTATCTGGGCCGAGACGGGATCAATCGTCTGCGGCACCACAGTGACGATTTGTCGATTCCGTTCCTCGAGCGCTGCCGAGGAAAGCTCGGAGTTACGCTGAACCTGAAGCATCCTGATGCGATAGAGGTCTTCGACGACTTGATCCGGGAGGCCGACATCGTGGTCGAAAACTTCAGCGCCGGTACGGCAGACCGTCTCGGTATCGGATACGACCATGCTCGTTCGATAAACCCGCGCATCGTCTACACATCGATCAACGGATTCGGGAGTGACGCGGCTGCCGACACCGGCAAGGCGTATGACCTGACGATCCAAGCCCTTTCGGGGCTCGCGATGACATCCGGCCTGCAGGGAGACGACGCAGTTCGTGTCGGACTTCCGCTAGGCGACATGATGGCACCGCTGTTTGCAGTGGCCGGAACCCTCGCAGCCGTGCTCGAGGCCAAGACCTCCGGAATCGGTCAGCACGTGGATGTCTCGATGCTGGGGGCGCTTACCTCGATGGTCGCGGTGGAACCGTGGGGAGGTTACTCAGAGACGGGTATGTCGCCACGAACAGGGAACTATCTCAATCGGCTCGCTCCGTTCGGCATTTTTCAGGCCCTGGACGGTGAAGTAGCGATCTGCGCGGCAAACGACGGATTCTTCAAACGCCTTCCCGCGGCAATGGGTATGCCGGAGTTGTTGTCGGACAGCAGGTTTTCTGAACGCGCACCGCGCGCGGCCAATGCCGAGGAAATACACCGCATCGTCGCAGAATGGGCCGCCGTACGTGGCGTCGACGAGATCGAGAAGTGCCTGTACGACGCGGATATACCGGTTTCGAGAGTCCGAACACCTGAGGAAGCAGTGTGCGACCCTCATGTACTTGGTCGCGGCGAGACCGTCGCGCTCGCGCACCCGGACTACGGAGAAGCCGAAGGCTTGTACGGCAGCGGTATCCCGATCATCTTCTCTGAAACCCCCGCCGAATTCTCCGGCCCAGCACCACATCTCGGTCAACACAATGATCGCGTATACACGGAAATCCTCGGCTACGACGATGAACGCCTCGCATCGATGCGAGAGCGCGGACTTGTCTGA